One genomic window of Arachis hypogaea cultivar Tifrunner chromosome 8, arahy.Tifrunner.gnm2.J5K5, whole genome shotgun sequence includes the following:
- the LOC112705694 gene encoding uncharacterized protein, with product MEKQESKKKLGDGSQISRMEPVTHGAYGGGMYGTEKDQQEEEKDNQQQTKAPASESQSADGPVDKNVIKFKHHPPSTGDRDIDITGQSYIQ from the coding sequence ATGGAAAAACAGGAGTCAAAGAAAAAACTCGGAGATGGATCCCAAATTTCAAGGATGGAGCCGGTTACACATGGTGCCTATGGTGGTGGAATGTACGGAACAGAAAAGgaccaacaagaagaagaaaaagataatcAGCAACAAACAAAGGCACCAGCAAGCGAGAGCCAAAGTGCTGATGGTCCCGTTGATAAAAATGTCATAAAATTCAAGCACCATCCTCCTTCTACTGGAGATCGAGATATAGACATTACTGGCCAATCTTATATCCAATAA